The nucleotide window TGCCGCAGTTAACTACAAGACGAAATCCGCTTTTATCGATATTTTCTTTCTTGGCTATATCTTTTGCCGCATTGGCCAACTTTCCCAAAAGCTCATTGTCGGCACAGGTAATATCATTTAATCCAGATATGTGCTTTTTAGGAACAATTAAAATATGAACAGGCGCTTTTGGATCAATATCCCAAAAAGCGAAAATCTGTTCATTTTCAAATACTATTTTACTTGGGACCTCTTTCTTAGCTATCCTGCAAAATAAGCAATCCATATACAAATATTCCAAAGCCTTATCAGTTAAGCTTTATTATTATATCAATTTTTGAGAAAAAGTCAAATACGTGCAGTAAGTTTTTGCATTTCTGTACTATTTGCTATACCCCAGGCTTCACCCCTGAGGTCAATTACTTTAACACCGAATATCTTGTTGTTTTCTTTAAAACCATTTGATTTATCAAAATACAACCTGATATAATTATCTGTCAGGACGCAATTATTGCCGGCCTCATCAACAGCCGGTCGGCACTTTCCTATGAATTTACGCCAAAATCGTTCCTGAAGACAGGCATCAAGCTTCTTTAGTTCAACCACCCTCTCTTTAATAGTAACCGGACTAAGTTGTTTTTCAAAACCGGCAGCCCTTGTACCCGGCCTTTTTGAATACCTGAAAACATGTAAACGGCTGAGTTCAAGTTTTTCTACAAATTCAAACGTATCTTTAAAATCTTTTTCGTTTTCTCCCGGGAACCCCGCTATCACATCCGTGCTGATACTGGCGTCAGGCAGGTATTTATAAATAGTCTCCGCCACCGATTCAAAATCCTTGGCTGAATACTGCCTTTTCATAAGTTTTAGTATATGTTCAGACCCTGACTGTAAAGGTATATGCAAATGCGGGCATATTATGGATTTGTTTGAACTCATGAACTCCAGAAGGCGGTTATCTATATGGTTTACTCCCAGGGAAGACAACCTTATACGAAATCTGCCGTTTACCCCGTAGACTATGCTTTTTAACAGGTTCACCAACCCGCCTTCATAAAGCCCAAGCCTGACACCGGTAAGGACTATTTCAGGATAGCCGCTGTCCACTAATTTTTTTATTTCAGACAAAACGTCATCCAGGGGTTTACTAAATATTTTCGATCGAATATAAGGTACGATGCAATAGGTGCAAAAAGCATTGCATCCGTCCTGTACTTTGACAAAAGCGCGGGAATGACCGTCAAATTTTGTGATTCCTATATTTGTATTTTTAAGGGTTTTATGCCCAAGGTACATCACTATATCCATACCCTGAGGCAATACCTCGATCCTATCCGAAATATCCCTTATCTCATTTTCGCAGCGGGCCGGATAACAGCCTGCAACAATAACCCTGGCGAGTTTATTGTCCTTTAAAACCTTTCTAATCAGCTGGCGGCATTGCCTGTCGGCTTCAGATGTTACTGTGCAGGAATTTATTAAGAAAAGGTCAGCCTCTATCATGCTTTTAGATAAAGCATAACCAACCTGTTGAAGGGCTTCCATGAACACCTGTGAGTCGTATTGATTGACCTTGCAGCCGAATGTATGTAAATACAGCTTTTTCATGATCTATTATTTAATCCTATCATTTATTTGGTCAAAAAAATAAATCCAGTAACAGACTGTAACCGCCGTAATTAACATTTCCCCAAAATTCATTTGTATCTATCACACTATACTTAAATTTCAATCCGATCTTTTTATTCATGAACCCTGTCAATAACTGATAAGACGTAAAATCACCTTTACTGGCAATCTGTGCACTACCTACGGTTATCGTTTTATTCGTCATTACTACACCCATCCCCGCCCCCAGAAAAAAACGGGTTTTCTCGAACATATATAAATAAGAAAGCCAGAAAGGCATTAACGAAATTTGTTCAGAGTAGCTGCTTATTTTTGAAACAGAGGCCGAAGTATCATAAACAAGCGTAGAACCGTTATAGGTGTTGTTGTAGCTTTCAATTTCAAACACAGGGCCATGGTGTTTTTCTAACCAGAGGCCTACATTTATACCGAGTAACAACCCGTTTTTATGGTATTTTGAAACAGCTGTATCCTTAAAATTATAAAAACCGAATTTCGGGCCGATCATTATTTCTATAGTATCTTGTCCTATCTTCTCATCCAGATCCAGCATTACATCCCGATGAATATCGGTTTCAGACCTGATGTCTTCGTAGGTCTTTATGTCCTTAATTTCTTTACGCGGGATCTTTTTTGTTTTGTCATTTATCCTGACACTGATCGAAGTGCTGTCCTGATCTACGATACTCCCGTTTATTATATCGCCGTTTTTAAGATATATTATCTCAGCGGCTGAATAACACTTGAATATTAACAGAAAGAATAAAATTATCGGGATAATGCGGTTAACCATCTATCAGAATATCCTTTTGCCCGTTACAGCAAAAACATCTTTGCCGATATGGTGGACAACACCAGCTTTTTCCAATACCAGCCCGTTTTTGTAAAACTCAGGC belongs to Candidatus Liberimonas magnetica and includes:
- a CDS encoding histidine triad nucleotide-binding protein, with protein sequence MDCLFCRIAKKEVPSKIVFENEQIFAFWDIDPKAPVHILIVPKKHISGLNDITCADNELLGKLANAAKDIAKKENIDKSGFRLVVNCGKDAGQAVDHIHFHLLGGRKLSWPPG
- the mtaB gene encoding tRNA (N(6)-L-threonylcarbamoyladenosine(37)-C(2))-methylthiotransferase MtaB gives rise to the protein MKKLYLHTFGCKVNQYDSQVFMEALQQVGYALSKSMIEADLFLINSCTVTSEADRQCRQLIRKVLKDNKLARVIVAGCYPARCENEIRDISDRIEVLPQGMDIVMYLGHKTLKNTNIGITKFDGHSRAFVKVQDGCNAFCTYCIVPYIRSKIFSKPLDDVLSEIKKLVDSGYPEIVLTGVRLGLYEGGLVNLLKSIVYGVNGRFRIRLSSLGVNHIDNRLLEFMSSNKSIICPHLHIPLQSGSEHILKLMKRQYSAKDFESVAETIYKYLPDASISTDVIAGFPGENEKDFKDTFEFVEKLELSRLHVFRYSKRPGTRAAGFEKQLSPVTIKERVVELKKLDACLQERFWRKFIGKCRPAVDEAGNNCVLTDNYIRLYFDKSNGFKENNKIFGVKVIDLRGEAWGIANSTEMQKLTARI